A single window of Sphaerodactylus townsendi isolate TG3544 linkage group LG05, MPM_Stown_v2.3, whole genome shotgun sequence DNA harbors:
- the PRDX1 gene encoding peroxiredoxin-1 isoform X1 has product MLFAVPARMSSGDAHIGKPAPDFQATAVMPDGQFKEIKLSGYKGKYVVLFFYPLDFTFVCPTEIIAFSDRSEEFRKINCEVIGASVDSHFCHLAWINTPKKQGGLGNMRIPLLSDTKREIAKMYGILKEDEGISYRGLFIIDDKGTLRQITINDLPVGRSVDETLRLVQAFQFTDKHGEVCPAGWKPGSDTIKPDVQKSKEYFSKQK; this is encoded by the exons ATGCTTTTTGCAG TTCCTGCCAGAATGTCGTCAGGAGATGCTCATATTGGTAAACCAGCCCCTGATTTCCAGGCCACAGCTGTGATGCCTGATGGGCAATTCAAAGAGATCAAGCTCTCAGGCTACAAAG GCAAATATGTTGTGCTGTTCTTCTATCCACTTGACTTCACCTTTGTTTGTCCAACTGAGATTATTGCATTCAGTGACAGATCTGAGGAATTTCGGAAGATCAACTGTGAAGTAATTGGAGCTTCTGTTGATTCCCACTTCTGCCACCTTGCCTG GATCAACACTCCTAAGAAGCAAGGTGGTCTGGGTAACATGCGCATTCCCTTGTTATCTGACACAAAGCGTGAGATTGCTAAGATGTATGGAATACTAAAAGAAGATGAAGGCATTTCTTACAG GGGTCTCTTTATCATTGATGATAAAGGAACTTTACGCCAGATCACAATTAATGATCTCCCAGTTGGCCGTTCAGTTGATGAAACACTCCGGCTAGTTCAGGCTTTTCAGTTTACAGACAAACATGGAGAAG TGTGCCCTGCTGGCTGGAAACCTGGGAGTGACACAATCAAGCCTGATGTTCAGAAGAGTAAAGAGTACTTCTCCAAGCAGAAATAA
- the PRDX1 gene encoding peroxiredoxin-1 isoform X2: MSSGDAHIGKPAPDFQATAVMPDGQFKEIKLSGYKGKYVVLFFYPLDFTFVCPTEIIAFSDRSEEFRKINCEVIGASVDSHFCHLAWINTPKKQGGLGNMRIPLLSDTKREIAKMYGILKEDEGISYRGLFIIDDKGTLRQITINDLPVGRSVDETLRLVQAFQFTDKHGEVCPAGWKPGSDTIKPDVQKSKEYFSKQK, translated from the exons ATGTCGTCAGGAGATGCTCATATTGGTAAACCAGCCCCTGATTTCCAGGCCACAGCTGTGATGCCTGATGGGCAATTCAAAGAGATCAAGCTCTCAGGCTACAAAG GCAAATATGTTGTGCTGTTCTTCTATCCACTTGACTTCACCTTTGTTTGTCCAACTGAGATTATTGCATTCAGTGACAGATCTGAGGAATTTCGGAAGATCAACTGTGAAGTAATTGGAGCTTCTGTTGATTCCCACTTCTGCCACCTTGCCTG GATCAACACTCCTAAGAAGCAAGGTGGTCTGGGTAACATGCGCATTCCCTTGTTATCTGACACAAAGCGTGAGATTGCTAAGATGTATGGAATACTAAAAGAAGATGAAGGCATTTCTTACAG GGGTCTCTTTATCATTGATGATAAAGGAACTTTACGCCAGATCACAATTAATGATCTCCCAGTTGGCCGTTCAGTTGATGAAACACTCCGGCTAGTTCAGGCTTTTCAGTTTACAGACAAACATGGAGAAG TGTGCCCTGCTGGCTGGAAACCTGGGAGTGACACAATCAAGCCTGATGTTCAGAAGAGTAAAGAGTACTTCTCCAAGCAGAAATAA